One genomic window of Marinobacter adhaerens HP15 includes the following:
- a CDS encoding ribonuclease R family protein, with product MLNADALSQLRQLKSDIKDNKVVFPGTVKATNGRFGFVALDEGRDVFLPPEEMQKVLPGDRVNVTEQEVEKGKTQGVVDELLETRLNTFVGRYLVKGKGHFVVPETPGINRWIFIPPKERMNAQQDDYIYCQIHKHPIKDGKGQAKVLRVIGKAGEPGIERSFTLATFDLADTWPDAVRAQADSLGEGDIESRETGREDRTDRPYVTIDSPGTQDMDDALLAEPNATGWTLSIAIADPTAVIDTDSPAEQEAFNRATAIYFPGEPLPMLPDSISTRLCSLMPEAKRLSLVCDLQVNNDGSLGDYSFHQAVIQSKGKLSYELVSNLIEGREDDDIKALPEAVANSLDQLHQAATALRKWRNEHALLSGDRPEFRLRLDENKRIRLIEPSIQNEAHRLVEECMVAANRCAADFLSNHTAGLFIQHPGLRDDRADNIRSLIDSHAPHLSGVDAHQAEGFRKLMKETDSLEAEVPVKAILSRQLARAELSFKPAPHQGMGLDAYTTFTSPLRKFSDFYVHRLIKAALWDTPMKALTEDQLEALQAAQIRARQAANSLESWLKSDFAKTLGEEPMAGVISRTVPAGFFVRLDANGLEGFVSCKDLDGKYSFDPVTMRLIHNKNGRIFQLEQPVTVSFSGVDDERRQINFKLVEAQEIASQSSTDGG from the coding sequence ATGCTCAATGCCGACGCCCTCAGCCAGTTGCGCCAGCTGAAATCGGATATCAAGGACAACAAGGTGGTTTTTCCAGGTACCGTCAAAGCCACCAATGGCCGTTTCGGGTTCGTTGCGCTCGACGAGGGTCGGGATGTTTTCCTGCCACCCGAGGAAATGCAGAAGGTGTTGCCCGGGGACCGGGTGAATGTCACCGAGCAGGAAGTTGAGAAAGGCAAAACCCAGGGCGTAGTGGACGAACTCCTGGAAACCCGCCTGAACACCTTTGTGGGTCGTTACCTGGTAAAAGGTAAAGGGCATTTCGTGGTGCCCGAGACGCCGGGGATCAACCGATGGATCTTCATTCCCCCCAAGGAGCGGATGAACGCCCAGCAGGACGATTACATCTACTGCCAGATTCACAAACATCCGATCAAGGACGGCAAGGGCCAGGCCAAGGTACTGCGGGTAATCGGTAAGGCCGGGGAACCCGGTATCGAACGCTCTTTCACCCTCGCCACCTTTGATCTGGCTGACACCTGGCCGGACGCTGTGCGCGCTCAGGCCGACAGCCTCGGTGAAGGCGATATCGAATCCAGGGAAACCGGACGGGAGGACCGCACGGACCGCCCGTACGTGACCATCGACAGCCCGGGCACGCAGGACATGGACGACGCCCTGCTGGCCGAACCCAACGCCACCGGCTGGACCCTCTCGATTGCTATTGCCGATCCGACCGCCGTAATCGACACCGACAGCCCGGCGGAACAGGAAGCGTTCAATCGGGCCACCGCTATCTATTTCCCGGGCGAGCCCCTGCCCATGCTGCCAGACAGCATCAGCACCCGCCTGTGCTCGTTGATGCCGGAAGCCAAGCGCCTGTCCCTGGTCTGCGATCTTCAGGTTAACAATGATGGCAGTCTTGGCGACTACAGTTTTCATCAGGCCGTTATCCAGTCCAAGGGCAAGCTCAGTTACGAGCTCGTTTCCAACCTGATCGAAGGACGGGAAGACGATGACATCAAGGCACTGCCGGAAGCAGTTGCCAACAGCCTCGATCAACTGCATCAGGCAGCGACAGCCCTCCGGAAATGGCGCAACGAACATGCGCTGCTGAGCGGCGACCGTCCCGAATTCCGCCTCCGGCTGGATGAAAACAAACGTATCCGGCTGATCGAACCGTCCATCCAGAATGAAGCCCATCGGCTGGTGGAAGAATGCATGGTTGCCGCCAACCGCTGCGCCGCGGATTTCCTCAGCAACCACACGGCCGGCCTGTTCATCCAGCATCCAGGATTACGGGATGATCGCGCCGACAACATCCGGTCACTGATCGACAGCCACGCACCGCATCTCTCAGGCGTAGACGCCCATCAGGCCGAGGGTTTCAGGAAGCTGATGAAGGAGACGGACTCTCTGGAGGCCGAGGTACCGGTCAAGGCCATCCTGTCCCGCCAGCTGGCCCGGGCCGAGCTGAGCTTCAAGCCGGCTCCTCATCAGGGCATGGGCCTCGATGCCTACACCACCTTTACCTCGCCACTGCGCAAGTTCTCGGATTTTTACGTGCATCGGCTGATCAAGGCGGCTCTGTGGGACACCCCCATGAAAGCGCTGACAGAGGATCAGCTGGAAGCCCTGCAAGCTGCCCAGATCCGCGCCCGACAGGCGGCGAACAGCCTGGAATCCTGGCTCAAAAGCGATTTTGCCAAAACTCTCGGCGAAGAACCCATGGCCGGCGTTATCAGCCGCACAGTGCCCGCCGGCTTCTTCGTTCGCCTGGATGCCAACGGGCTGGAAGGCTTCGTCAGCTGCAAGGATCTTGACGGAAAGTACAGCTTTGATCCGGTTACCATGCGCCTTATCCACAACAAGAACGGACGCATCTTCCAGCTGGAACAACCGGTAACGGTCAGCTTTTCCGGGGTGGATGACGAGCGCAGGCAGATTAATTTCAAGCTTGTGGAAGCCCAGGAAATTGCCAGCCAGAGCAGCACTGACGGCGGTTGA
- a CDS encoding Fe2+-dependent dioxygenase encodes MIICIDQILTPEQLERIRNTLDGGEFQDGRSTAGWHAKLVKNNEQLKVSGGQAEGLRAEVEKALTEHPLFQMAVRPAKVTPLIFSRYRDGMTYGNHVDDPVMGRGAGRLRTDVSFTLFLDDPDSYDGGELVTETTAGEQSYKLPAGAAVVYPSSTLHRVDPVTRGQRRVAIGWAQSTIREPAQREVLFDLDTARRQLFEREGKTTEFDLLTKSLANLQRFWTEI; translated from the coding sequence ATGATTATCTGTATCGACCAGATCCTGACCCCCGAACAGCTCGAGCGAATCCGCAACACTCTGGACGGCGGCGAGTTTCAGGACGGGCGGAGCACAGCTGGGTGGCATGCAAAGCTGGTCAAGAACAACGAGCAACTGAAGGTATCCGGGGGCCAGGCGGAAGGTCTTCGGGCCGAGGTGGAAAAAGCCCTGACGGAACACCCCCTGTTCCAGATGGCGGTGCGGCCCGCCAAGGTCACGCCTCTCATTTTCAGTCGCTACCGGGATGGTATGACCTACGGCAATCATGTAGACGATCCCGTGATGGGCCGGGGGGCCGGCAGGTTGCGGACCGATGTTTCCTTCACGCTGTTCCTGGACGACCCTGACAGCTACGACGGGGGCGAACTGGTTACCGAGACCACGGCGGGTGAGCAATCCTACAAATTACCGGCCGGCGCGGCAGTGGTCTATCCGTCGTCAACCCTGCACCGGGTTGATCCGGTCACACGGGGCCAGCGCCGTGTCGCTATCGGTTGGGCTCAGAGCACCATTCGGGAACCAGCCCAGCGGGAAGTGCTCTTTGATCTGGACACAGCCCGGCGACAACTGTTTGAACGTGAGGGCAAAACGACCGAATTCGATCTGCTCACCAAATCACTGGCCAACCTCCAGAGATTCTGGACAGAAATCTGA
- a CDS encoding LysR family transcriptional regulator yields MNPIDTFNLDFRALSTFLAVLDEGSVSRAAVRLGVTQSAVSHTLERLRQALGDPLFVKSGRGIVPTRYALQAGPHIRQILDDLQSLSSGPPFSPATAEFTFTIAANDYQRDLLLPGLVRTLRQEAPGISLQVIPSGIPRADLLRKDVCDLVISPHAPEATDIMQRGLMADRMVVFYDPDYRKPPADLPEYLKADHIALLFATGEKPTVETAMDTRGLVRRNVVTVSNFSGLPEFLRGTDMLATAPEGMSKHLLRDFAWVPLPFDFKPFTLLMLWHRRNQNDPAHKWLRNQVNAVAATLNGLKS; encoded by the coding sequence ATGAACCCGATTGATACATTCAACCTGGATTTCCGGGCCCTGAGTACGTTCCTGGCGGTGCTTGATGAAGGCAGCGTGTCCCGTGCTGCGGTGCGGCTGGGTGTTACCCAGTCGGCGGTGAGCCATACGTTGGAGCGTCTGCGCCAGGCTTTAGGTGACCCCCTGTTCGTGAAGTCCGGGCGAGGCATTGTGCCAACCCGCTACGCGCTGCAGGCGGGGCCGCATATTCGCCAGATTCTGGATGACCTGCAGTCGCTGTCCTCAGGCCCCCCTTTCAGCCCCGCCACGGCCGAGTTTACGTTCACGATTGCTGCCAATGACTACCAGCGGGACCTGCTTTTGCCCGGCCTGGTGCGTACCTTGCGGCAGGAAGCTCCGGGCATCAGCCTTCAGGTGATTCCATCTGGCATTCCCCGGGCAGACCTGTTGCGGAAGGATGTCTGTGATCTTGTCATTTCTCCGCACGCGCCGGAGGCGACGGACATTATGCAGCGGGGCCTGATGGCCGATCGGATGGTGGTGTTCTACGATCCCGACTACCGCAAACCGCCTGCAGATCTGCCGGAATACCTGAAGGCGGACCACATTGCCCTGCTGTTTGCCACTGGCGAGAAGCCAACGGTGGAGACCGCCATGGATACCCGTGGCCTGGTTCGCCGCAATGTGGTGACGGTTTCCAATTTTTCCGGCCTGCCGGAGTTCCTGCGAGGCACGGATATGCTTGCCACGGCGCCGGAGGGAATGAGCAAACACTTACTCCGCGACTTCGCCTGGGTGCCTCTGCCCTTTGATTTCAAACCCTTCACCCTGCTGATGTTGTGGCATCGCCGCAATCAGAACGATCCTGCTCACAAATGGCTGCGGAATCAGGTGAATGCTGTTGCCGCTACGCTTAATGGTCTGAAAAGTTAA
- a CDS encoding alpha/beta hydrolase has product MLVLLVLGTTAACATSTQLYTPGPSTLGAEPVTDFDRYVASVKTYVDTNLVPVEGFEREQQVLWNLPYRLSPAADCNSGDRTGLLLVHGLSDSPFVFRDLARYLADQCVEVRTLLLQGHGTRPGDMVTASADVWRDQVRNHFVALSQDVDRAFIGGFSLGGALATDYALSETGPRPAGLIAVAPAWQLNGLRDYLWLAPIADVFGDFVEKEPELNPVKYESFSFNAGSQIGDVISAAQSRIIQKESLDIPLFLAATEADSVINLEYLVTQFRERFSNPGNAMMIFRDTRKPWPVAQAGERIRFLNSYLPDANILEFSHQSLLIAPDNELYGLGAPLQRCLEPNNISLEDCRQLSEKDLWFSAWHDTERPVFTSRLTYNPWFDDLAQAIGSFIKESEYTKVP; this is encoded by the coding sequence TTGCTCGTTTTACTGGTGCTGGGCACGACCGCCGCCTGCGCCACCAGCACGCAACTCTACACGCCAGGGCCATCAACATTAGGGGCCGAACCGGTTACTGATTTCGACCGCTATGTGGCATCGGTCAAAACCTACGTCGATACCAATCTGGTGCCGGTGGAAGGGTTTGAACGGGAACAGCAGGTATTGTGGAACCTGCCATACAGGCTGTCGCCGGCCGCCGATTGCAACTCCGGAGATCGCACCGGGCTGTTGCTGGTGCATGGCCTGAGCGATTCGCCCTTTGTGTTCCGGGATCTGGCTCGTTACCTGGCGGATCAGTGCGTTGAAGTCCGAACCCTGTTGCTGCAGGGACACGGCACCCGTCCCGGCGATATGGTGACGGCCAGCGCCGACGTTTGGCGCGATCAGGTACGTAATCACTTCGTCGCCTTGTCGCAGGATGTGGACCGGGCATTCATTGGCGGCTTTTCACTGGGCGGGGCCCTGGCCACGGATTACGCTCTCTCGGAGACGGGGCCAAGACCGGCGGGCCTGATTGCAGTCGCGCCCGCCTGGCAACTCAACGGCCTTCGGGATTACCTCTGGCTGGCGCCCATTGCCGACGTCTTTGGTGATTTCGTGGAAAAAGAGCCCGAGCTGAATCCGGTGAAGTACGAGTCATTTTCCTTTAATGCCGGCAGCCAGATCGGCGATGTCATCTCGGCGGCGCAAAGCCGGATAATCCAGAAGGAAAGCCTCGATATACCCCTGTTCCTGGCCGCCACTGAGGCCGACTCGGTGATCAATCTCGAGTATCTGGTCACGCAGTTCCGGGAGCGGTTTAGCAATCCAGGAAATGCCATGATGATCTTTCGGGATACCCGTAAACCCTGGCCGGTCGCGCAGGCCGGTGAGCGCATCCGTTTCCTGAACAGTTATCTGCCTGACGCCAATATCCTGGAATTCTCTCACCAGTCCCTGCTGATTGCGCCGGACAACGAGCTCTACGGCCTGGGCGCGCCGCTGCAACGGTGCCTGGAACCCAACAACATTTCCCTCGAGGATTGCCGGCAGTTGTCAGAAAAAGATCTATGGTTCAGCGCCTGGCACGATACAGAGCGGCCCGTGTTTACCAGCCGGCTGACCTACAACCCCTGGTTTGATGATCTTGCTCAGGCCATCGGGTCCTTCATCAAGGAAAGCGAGTACACCAAGGTGCCGTAG
- a CDS encoding YcfL family protein, giving the protein MNKLITSLAIAATCVGLLSGCAGKSASSTDLIERTAPITMNSVAFTDYNLKRTWSRGFGQLEDGERYRLSLVQHGQRPTATGTTEVYVVLRNHTDYDYRIEARTQFFDQDGVPTDVKPTWQRSTIPANSIATYRELSTSTQPLQYRVEVRELN; this is encoded by the coding sequence ATGAACAAACTGATTACTTCTCTTGCCATCGCTGCGACCTGCGTGGGTCTTCTTTCCGGGTGTGCCGGCAAATCCGCCAGCAGCACGGATCTGATCGAGCGCACGGCGCCAATCACCATGAACTCGGTGGCATTCACCGACTACAACCTGAAGCGCACCTGGAGCCGCGGGTTTGGCCAACTGGAGGACGGCGAACGCTATCGTCTGTCACTGGTCCAGCACGGCCAACGGCCAACGGCAACCGGAACCACAGAGGTGTACGTGGTTCTGCGCAACCACACAGATTACGATTACCGGATCGAAGCCCGCACCCAGTTCTTCGATCAGGACGGCGTACCCACCGATGTGAAACCGACCTGGCAGCGCTCGACCATCCCGGCCAACAGCATCGCCACCTATCGTGAACTGTCTACCAGCACGCAACCTTTGCAATACCGCGTGGAAGTCAGGGAGCTTAACTGA
- a CDS encoding Bcr/CflA family multidrug efflux MFS transporter: MLTLTSVWTTILLAAAVALGPLATDMYLPALPQIGSDFGTGTDQVQLTLSLYMVGFAIAQLICGPLADRFGRKPIMIGGFVLFAIASIGCALATNIETLILCRFLQALGGSAGPVLGRAAIRDIYTPREAAKILAILASIMALAPAVAPTIGGLLTANLGWSSVFIALGGYALVMAVVVAFGIPEPMRPEHRQSLKICSLLRNYRTIAKDISFVGYTLTNALIFSGLFAFLSGSSFVLIDFLGVPTEQFGLYFACMVAGYIVGNLTAVRLGRRLLPDQILVRGLIIAVGGGSLMAVLALSEVFNVWAVILPQALFMIGTGMVLPQTMAGALANFPTMAGSASALFGFTQMAVAAIAGMLVGHLHDGTSLVMASIIAACAAIAMGCYLLLVQRYPAKGFEPQSATGN, encoded by the coding sequence ATGCTGACTTTAACCAGTGTCTGGACAACGATACTTCTTGCCGCCGCTGTGGCCCTTGGGCCGCTGGCAACGGACATGTATCTGCCGGCACTGCCACAGATTGGTTCAGACTTTGGCACCGGTACCGATCAGGTTCAGCTGACGCTGAGTCTGTATATGGTCGGCTTTGCCATTGCTCAGCTGATTTGCGGTCCGTTGGCAGATCGCTTTGGTCGCAAGCCGATCATGATTGGTGGTTTCGTGCTTTTTGCGATTGCCAGCATCGGCTGCGCCCTGGCGACGAACATCGAAACACTGATTCTTTGCCGTTTCCTGCAGGCCCTTGGAGGTTCTGCGGGCCCGGTTCTGGGTCGGGCGGCGATTCGAGATATCTACACGCCCCGCGAAGCTGCCAAGATCCTGGCGATCCTTGCCAGCATCATGGCACTGGCGCCTGCCGTTGCACCGACCATTGGCGGTCTGCTGACCGCCAACCTCGGCTGGTCATCGGTGTTTATTGCATTGGGTGGCTACGCCCTGGTGATGGCGGTAGTTGTGGCCTTCGGCATTCCAGAGCCCATGCGCCCGGAACATCGCCAATCCCTTAAAATCTGCAGCCTGCTGCGGAACTATCGGACCATCGCGAAGGACATCAGCTTCGTGGGCTACACTCTGACCAACGCGCTGATCTTTTCCGGACTGTTTGCATTCCTGTCCGGTTCTTCGTTCGTCCTGATCGATTTTCTGGGCGTACCGACCGAGCAGTTCGGCCTGTACTTCGCCTGTATGGTGGCCGGTTATATTGTCGGCAACCTGACCGCCGTCCGTCTCGGCCGTCGTCTGCTGCCGGACCAGATTCTGGTTCGTGGCCTGATTATCGCCGTCGGTGGCGGCAGCCTGATGGCCGTTCTGGCCCTCAGTGAAGTGTTCAATGTCTGGGCGGTTATCCTGCCCCAGGCCCTGTTCATGATCGGTACCGGGATGGTGCTGCCCCAGACCATGGCGGGCGCCCTGGCGAACTTCCCCACTATGGCCGGCTCCGCCTCTGCCCTGTTCGGCTTCACCCAGATGGCCGTCGCCGCCATCGCTGGCATGCTCGTCGGCCATCTGCACGACGGCACCTCCCTGGTCATGGCCTCTATCATTGCAGCATGCGCCGCCATTGCCATGGGCTGTTATCTGCTGCTGGTTCAGCGTTACCCTGCGAAAGGTTTCGAGCCGCAAAGCGCGACCGGCAATTAA
- a CDS encoding alpha/beta fold hydrolase translates to MPNLFKSAADRAAGVTRQTALYAGNAFDRVFRAASLVQAGQAPFETLYTDGLVSLRYYPPLAEDFIELDGETIAVERKAHRTPIVIVPPLAVNMLIYDLFPQRSLVRFLRAKGFEVYLIDWGTPTREHSHYNLHTYVAELLPAYLNRVREHSGEQELSLHGWSMGGMFTLFYSALSNDQHVRNAIVLGSPIDSHASGILGLVNQRMADVAGFVRERTGFRLHDVKPHWFHTPGWANTIGFKLTNPIASVMSYWELIIRLGDREFVTNHATTSAFLDRMVAYPGGIIQDTVVRVWIDNQLSKGEIQIGEDIARLDNVSANLLAIAGGDDTLVTPGAAKRVMDHVSSTDKTFRVVPGGHMGILAGSKAPRQSWLELAEWLAVRSD, encoded by the coding sequence ATGCCCAATCTTTTCAAATCAGCCGCTGATCGCGCAGCGGGCGTTACCCGCCAGACAGCCCTGTACGCAGGCAACGCCTTTGACCGGGTTTTCCGGGCCGCCAGCCTGGTTCAGGCCGGGCAGGCTCCGTTTGAAACCCTCTACACCGACGGTCTGGTCAGTCTGCGTTACTACCCGCCACTGGCCGAGGATTTTATCGAGCTGGACGGGGAGACCATCGCGGTTGAGCGAAAAGCGCACAGGACACCCATTGTGATCGTACCGCCCCTGGCGGTGAACATGCTCATCTATGACTTGTTTCCCCAGCGCAGTCTGGTGCGGTTTCTGCGGGCCAAGGGGTTCGAGGTCTATCTGATCGACTGGGGCACGCCAACACGGGAACACAGCCACTACAACCTGCATACCTATGTGGCCGAATTGTTGCCGGCCTATCTGAACCGGGTGCGGGAACACAGCGGTGAGCAGGAGCTGTCGCTGCATGGCTGGAGCATGGGCGGCATGTTCACGCTGTTCTATTCCGCGCTCAGTAATGACCAACATGTGCGCAATGCCATCGTGCTGGGCTCGCCGATCGACAGTCACGCGTCGGGAATTCTGGGGCTTGTGAATCAGCGTATGGCGGATGTGGCCGGATTTGTCCGGGAACGGACCGGCTTCCGCCTTCACGATGTCAAACCCCATTGGTTTCACACTCCGGGCTGGGCCAACACCATCGGGTTCAAGCTGACGAATCCGATTGCCAGCGTGATGAGTTACTGGGAGCTGATCATCCGGCTGGGTGACCGGGAGTTTGTCACCAACCACGCCACGACGTCGGCGTTTCTGGACCGCATGGTGGCCTATCCCGGTGGGATCATTCAGGACACGGTGGTTCGGGTATGGATCGACAACCAGCTGTCCAAAGGTGAGATCCAGATCGGCGAAGATATCGCCAGGCTGGACAATGTGAGTGCCAACTTACTGGCCATTGCCGGAGGCGACGATACGCTCGTGACGCCCGGTGCCGCCAAGCGGGTGATGGATCATGTGAGTTCTACGGACAAGACGTTCCGGGTTGTGCCGGGTGGGCACATGGGCATCCTTGCCGGGAGCAAGGCGCCTCGTCAGAGTTGGCTGGAGTTGGCGGAGTGGCTGGCTGTTCGGTCGGACTGA
- a CDS encoding acyltransferase, with amino-acid sequence MLSFLPAPVIGVLNSILLGINTLFWCILLYIPAILKLIIPITGFRVLCTKVIIWIAEAWVACNTCWMKLTHGTKWDVEGADKLKRESWYLVLANHQSWVDIFAMQRVFNHRAPFLKFFLKQQLIWVPVIGLAWWGLDFPFMKRYTREYLIKHPEKRGEDLRSTRKACERFRYTPVSVMNFVEGTRFTQAKHDKQKSPYKHLLTPKAGGAAFVLDAMGDSIQTLVDVTIAYPDGAPTFWDFICGRVKEVKMEIRTVDIPDHLKGRDYSSDAEHRRNVKNWLGEVWTQKDEKLDRMLSS; translated from the coding sequence ATGCTCAGCTTTCTACCCGCCCCCGTGATCGGCGTACTCAATTCCATCCTGCTTGGAATCAACACCCTGTTCTGGTGCATCCTGCTCTACATCCCGGCCATTCTGAAACTCATTATCCCCATCACCGGCTTCCGGGTTCTGTGCACCAAAGTCATTATCTGGATTGCCGAAGCCTGGGTGGCGTGCAATACCTGCTGGATGAAGCTGACCCATGGTACGAAATGGGATGTGGAGGGCGCAGATAAACTCAAGCGTGAGAGCTGGTACCTGGTGCTGGCCAATCACCAGAGCTGGGTGGATATTTTTGCCATGCAGCGGGTTTTCAATCACAGGGCGCCGTTCCTCAAGTTCTTCCTCAAGCAGCAGCTCATATGGGTTCCGGTGATCGGTCTCGCCTGGTGGGGGCTGGATTTCCCCTTCATGAAACGCTACACCCGTGAATACCTGATCAAGCACCCTGAGAAGCGAGGTGAGGATCTTCGCTCAACGCGCAAGGCCTGTGAGAGGTTCCGCTATACCCCGGTGAGCGTGATGAACTTTGTTGAAGGCACCCGCTTTACCCAGGCCAAACACGACAAACAGAAATCGCCTTACAAGCACCTGCTGACACCCAAGGCCGGCGGTGCTGCCTTTGTGCTTGATGCCATGGGTGATTCGATTCAGACCCTGGTGGACGTGACCATCGCCTATCCGGATGGGGCGCCCACGTTCTGGGATTTCATCTGTGGCCGGGTCAAGGAAGTGAAAATGGAAATCCGCACGGTTGATATCCCGGACCATCTGAAGGGCCGCGATTACTCATCCGACGCAGAACACCGCCGGAACGTCAAGAATTGGCTCGGAGAAGTCTGGACCCAGAAGGATGAGAAGCTGGACCGGATGCTGTCTTCCTGA
- a CDS encoding haloacid dehalogenase type II, producing MSMTLAFDVYGTLVDPMGMSRLLAEDAGDRAEGVAALWREKQLEFSFRKGLMKVYEDFGVCTRQALRYAMATHKLTLSEERENALMAAYLSLPAFDDALPALKTLKGQYPLFAFSNGSYPALEKVLGHNDLLEQFKGLVSVDDIKTFKPDPAVYTYVRRATGAWEKPLCLVSSNAWDVIGARAAGLLAIWVQRDPDKVFEDWGIQPSAVISSLSELELTLKNL from the coding sequence ATGAGCATGACTCTCGCTTTCGACGTCTACGGAACCCTGGTTGACCCCATGGGCATGTCCCGCCTGCTGGCGGAAGACGCTGGTGACAGGGCAGAGGGCGTAGCCGCGTTGTGGCGGGAGAAACAGCTGGAGTTCTCGTTTCGCAAGGGCCTGATGAAAGTCTACGAAGATTTCGGTGTCTGCACCCGCCAAGCCCTGCGCTACGCCATGGCAACCCACAAACTGACCCTGTCCGAAGAACGCGAAAACGCCCTGATGGCGGCTTACCTGTCTTTGCCTGCGTTCGATGATGCCTTGCCGGCACTGAAAACACTGAAAGGGCAGTATCCGCTGTTCGCGTTTTCCAATGGAAGTTATCCGGCGCTGGAAAAGGTCCTGGGACACAACGATCTGCTGGAGCAGTTCAAGGGCCTGGTTTCGGTGGATGACATTAAAACCTTCAAACCTGACCCTGCCGTTTATACCTACGTCCGGCGAGCCACTGGTGCCTGGGAAAAGCCGCTTTGCCTTGTGTCCAGCAATGCCTGGGATGTCATTGGTGCCCGAGCTGCGGGATTACTCGCAATCTGGGTACAGAGAGATCCGGATAAGGTTTTTGAAGACTGGGGGATTCAGCCCTCAGCAGTGATCAGCAGTCTTTCAGAGTTGGAGTTAACACTGAAGAACCTCTGA
- the tpx gene encoding thiol peroxidase: MSSVNLDGNPIELSGKFPETGDNAPPFTLTNSGLEEVKLDNWSGKRKILNIIPSIDTGVCAASTRKFNEKAGSLDNTVVLVVSADLPFAAARFCGAEGLKNVETLSTFRNYSFQQDYGVAIQDGPLAGLCARAVVVLDENDKVIHSQLVDEIKDEPDYDAALKVL, encoded by the coding sequence ATGAGCAGCGTTAACCTGGACGGCAACCCCATTGAATTGAGCGGTAAATTTCCCGAAACAGGCGACAACGCGCCTCCCTTTACCCTGACCAACAGCGGGCTGGAGGAAGTCAAACTCGACAACTGGTCCGGCAAGCGCAAGATCCTGAACATCATCCCGAGCATCGACACCGGCGTCTGCGCCGCGTCTACCCGGAAGTTCAACGAAAAAGCCGGCAGCCTGGACAACACCGTGGTCCTCGTAGTCTCTGCCGACCTGCCCTTCGCAGCCGCCCGCTTCTGTGGCGCCGAAGGTCTGAAAAACGTCGAAACCCTTTCCACCTTCCGGAACTATAGCTTCCAGCAGGACTACGGCGTCGCCATTCAGGATGGCCCCCTCGCCGGTCTCTGCGCCCGGGCGGTGGTCGTACTGGATGAGAACGACAAGGTCATCCACAGCCAGCTGGTCGATGAGATCAAGGACGAGCCGGATTATGATGCGGCGCTGAAGGTGCTTTGA